A part of Thermus oshimai DSM 12092 genomic DNA contains:
- a CDS encoding ribose-phosphate diphosphokinase, translating to MDRPLLIFSGQSNKPLAQAIAEALGLPLGKSTTQRFANDNLFVRFEESLREGDVFIVQSLTPPVQDHLMELLMMVDAAKGASAARVTAVIPYFSYARSDKKDAPRISIAARLIADLLQTAGADRVLTMTLHSPQVHGFFKVPVDHLSAEPVIANHFATRVDLENAVVVAPDAGDLKRASSLARRLRLPLAFIDKERVSDTEVRVRMLVGEVRGKTALIVDDEISTAGSLVEAVEALLQAGAKEVYAAATHGVYVGPALERIAKSPVKEVAATDTCLPKEGPKLKTLTVAPLFAEAIWRIHRGESVSSLFT from the coding sequence ATGGACCGCCCCCTCCTGATCTTCTCCGGCCAGTCCAACAAACCCCTGGCCCAAGCCATCGCCGAGGCCCTAGGCCTGCCCTTGGGCAAAAGCACCACCCAGCGTTTCGCCAACGACAACCTCTTCGTGCGCTTTGAGGAAAGCCTGAGGGAAGGCGACGTCTTCATCGTCCAGTCCCTCACCCCCCCGGTGCAGGACCACCTCATGGAGCTCCTCATGATGGTGGACGCGGCCAAGGGGGCCAGCGCCGCCAGGGTCACGGCGGTCATCCCCTACTTCTCCTACGCCCGTAGCGACAAGAAGGACGCCCCCCGCATCTCCATCGCCGCCCGGCTCATCGCCGACCTCCTCCAGACCGCCGGGGCCGACCGGGTCCTCACCATGACCCTACACTCCCCCCAGGTCCACGGCTTCTTCAAGGTGCCCGTGGACCACCTCTCCGCCGAGCCCGTCATCGCCAACCACTTCGCCACCCGGGTGGACCTGGAAAATGCCGTGGTGGTGGCTCCGGATGCCGGCGACCTGAAAAGGGCCAGCTCCCTGGCCCGGCGCCTCCGCCTTCCCCTGGCCTTCATCGACAAGGAGCGGGTATCCGACACCGAGGTGCGGGTGCGGATGCTGGTGGGGGAGGTGAGGGGGAAAACCGCCTTGATCGTGGACGACGAGATCTCCACCGCAGGCAGCCTGGTGGAGGCGGTGGAGGCCCTCCTCCAGGCGGGGGCCAAGGAGGTCTACGCCGCCGCCACCCACGGGGTCTACGTGGGTCCGGCCCTGGAGCGCATCGCCAAGAGCCCCGTGAAGGAGGTGGCGGCCACCGACACCTGCCTCCCCAAGGAGGGCCCCAAGCTCAAGACCCTCACCGTGGCCCCCCTCTTCGCCGAGGCCATCTGGCGCATCCACCGGGGAGAGTCGGTCTCCAGCCTCTTCACATGA
- a CDS encoding M24 family metallopeptidase yields MDIAKVQEVLKEERLDGWLLYSFGRGNPLALEALGLAHLHLTRRFAYLIPREGAPTLLCHAIEESLFPPLPGARRTYHTWRGLWEELSRLLEGKRRVALEYVPGGAIPYLSRVDGGTLDLLRALGVEAVSSWPLLLLFQTWGEEALKSHRRAVEGLLRARDRALGLLKENPKATEKEVQGAMAETLLALGLVFDHPPMVAFGKNAANPHHEPGEARLEEGEVVLLDLWAKEPGGVYADLTWMAGLRVGEAAHQAFAAVARARDEAIRFVAEAYREGRYPRGFEVDRVSRKVLEEAGYGAYLRHRTGHNLGEEVHGSGPHLDDLETHDFRPLVPGLAFTVEPGLYLPGFGVRTEVNVYLHPTGPEVTTPLQEALTLL; encoded by the coding sequence GTGGACATCGCCAAGGTGCAGGAGGTCTTGAAGGAAGAGCGCCTGGACGGGTGGCTCCTCTATAGCTTCGGCCGGGGGAACCCCTTGGCCCTCGAGGCCCTGGGTCTAGCCCACCTCCACCTCACCCGCCGCTTCGCCTACCTCATCCCCCGGGAAGGGGCGCCCACCCTTCTCTGCCACGCCATAGAGGAAAGCCTCTTCCCCCCCCTTCCCGGAGCGCGGAGGACCTACCACACCTGGAGGGGCTTATGGGAAGAGCTCTCCCGGCTTTTGGAGGGGAAAAGGCGGGTGGCCCTGGAGTACGTGCCCGGGGGGGCCATCCCCTACCTCTCCCGGGTGGACGGGGGCACCCTGGACCTCCTGCGGGCCCTTGGGGTGGAGGCGGTCTCCTCCTGGCCCCTCCTCCTCCTCTTCCAGACCTGGGGGGAGGAGGCCCTAAAGAGCCACCGCCGGGCGGTGGAAGGGCTCCTAAGGGCGCGGGACCGGGCCCTAGGCCTCCTCAAGGAGAACCCCAAGGCCACGGAAAAGGAGGTCCAGGGGGCCATGGCCGAAACCCTCCTCGCCCTGGGGCTCGTCTTTGACCACCCCCCCATGGTGGCCTTCGGGAAGAACGCCGCCAACCCCCACCACGAGCCGGGGGAGGCGCGGCTAGAAGAGGGCGAGGTGGTCCTTCTGGACCTTTGGGCCAAGGAGCCCGGGGGGGTCTACGCGGACCTCACCTGGATGGCGGGGCTTAGGGTGGGCGAGGCCGCCCACCAGGCCTTCGCCGCGGTGGCGCGGGCCCGGGATGAGGCCATCCGCTTCGTGGCGGAGGCCTATAGGGAGGGCCGGTACCCCAGGGGGTTTGAGGTGGACCGGGTGAGCCGCAAGGTCCTGGAGGAGGCGGGGTATGGGGCCTACCTCCGCCACCGCACGGGGCACAACCTGGGGGAGGAGGTCCACGGCTCAGGTCCTCACCTGGATGACCTGGAAACCCACGACTTCCGCCCCTTGGTGCCGGGGCTCGCCTTCACCGTGGAGCCCGGGCTTTACCTGCCTGGCTTCGGGGTGCGCACCGAGGTGAACGTCTACCTGCACCCCACGGGTCCGGAGGTCACCACTCCCTTGCAGGAAGCCCTTACCCTCCTTTAA
- the erpA gene encoding iron-sulfur cluster insertion protein ErpA: MVQETVLSITPQAAQKAKEILARYGKEHAAIRVYIKSGGCSGFQYGMAVDERELEGDTFVEMHGVRLVVDPMSLPYLVGSEIDWVESLMGGGFTVHNPNAASTCGCGHSFRTKDQEGEARTCGH; the protein is encoded by the coding sequence ATGGTCCAAGAGACGGTGCTGAGCATCACCCCCCAGGCGGCACAAAAGGCCAAGGAGATCCTGGCCCGCTACGGCAAGGAGCACGCGGCCATCCGCGTCTACATCAAGTCCGGGGGGTGCTCGGGCTTCCAGTACGGCATGGCGGTGGACGAAAGGGAACTGGAGGGGGACACCTTCGTGGAGATGCACGGGGTGCGCCTGGTGGTGGACCCCATGTCCTTGCCCTACCTGGTGGGCTCAGAGATTGACTGGGTGGAGAGCCTCATGGGGGGCGGCTTCACCGTGCACAACCCCAACGCCGCCAGCACCTGCGGGTGCGGCCACTCCTTCCGCACCAAGGACCAGGAGGGGGAGGCCCGCACCTGCGGCCACTGA
- a CDS encoding peptide ABC transporter substrate-binding protein yields MRKVGKLAVLGLTALGLALAGPQDNSLVIGASQEPRVLAGDFLNIISNQSIKSEIEQYLFAPLIGFNANSQNFPVLATEVPTQQNGRLRVRDIGGGKKRLEMDLTIRPDARWSDGRPITTEDVAFYYEVGKAKGMPVLNPDYWERVQLQVKDARNFTVIFEPAYYYDTYGSPIGYAPKHIMGPEWEKVKAAARSLDPDKDAQRLNELYRNFFLKFSTPAQLNKGAMVYSGAFKLKRWVPGNSIEMERNPNFPIKPEGGESKYVQKVVYRFIQNTNSLLVAVIGGSIDATSSVALTFDQGRSRQLTSRAPGRFDIWFVPGAIWEHIDINKFESCQTVRDLGLNDKRTRQALLHAMNREGLVKAFFDGLQPVAHTWIAPVNPLFNPNVKKYEFDLKKAEALLAEMGWRKGPDGILQRTVGGRTVRFEIEFVTTAGNAIRERTQQFFAEDLKKIGIAVKINNAPSAVVFADEFIQRASECKWTGMLEFAWVSNLQEDGGLFQYKNLNTGAILVPTKENNYQGQNIGGWRNDEFDRLTSQGVLEFDENRRKQLFARAQEIWAEELPALPLYFRANPYVVRQGLVNYVASAYSGGYGYPGWNAWEIGWASRGAVKKWDQAKYALSTK; encoded by the coding sequence ATGAGAAAAGTAGGCAAGCTGGCTGTACTCGGTTTAACCGCCCTGGGCCTGGCCCTGGCGGGGCCTCAGGACAACAGCCTGGTGATCGGGGCTTCCCAGGAGCCCAGGGTGCTGGCAGGGGACTTCCTCAACATCATCTCCAACCAGTCCATCAAGAGCGAGATTGAGCAGTACCTCTTCGCTCCCCTGATCGGCTTCAACGCCAACAGCCAGAACTTCCCCGTTCTGGCCACCGAGGTGCCCACCCAGCAGAACGGGCGCCTGCGGGTCCGGGACATCGGCGGCGGCAAGAAGCGCCTGGAGATGGACCTCACCATCCGCCCAGACGCCCGCTGGTCCGACGGCCGCCCTATCACCACCGAGGACGTGGCCTTCTACTACGAGGTGGGCAAGGCCAAGGGCATGCCCGTCCTTAACCCCGACTACTGGGAGCGCGTGCAGCTCCAGGTGAAGGACGCCCGCAACTTCACCGTGATCTTTGAACCCGCCTACTACTACGACACCTACGGCTCCCCCATCGGCTACGCCCCCAAGCACATCATGGGGCCCGAGTGGGAGAAGGTGAAGGCGGCGGCCCGAAGCCTGGATCCTGATAAGGATGCCCAGCGCCTCAACGAGCTCTACCGCAACTTCTTCCTGAAGTTTTCCACCCCGGCGCAGCTCAATAAGGGCGCCATGGTCTACTCCGGTGCCTTCAAGCTGAAGCGCTGGGTGCCGGGGAACTCCATTGAGATGGAGCGGAACCCCAACTTCCCCATCAAGCCCGAGGGCGGGGAGAGCAAGTACGTGCAGAAGGTGGTCTACCGCTTCATCCAGAACACCAACTCCCTCCTGGTGGCGGTGATCGGCGGGTCCATTGACGCCACCTCCAGCGTGGCCCTCACCTTTGACCAGGGCCGCAGCCGCCAGCTCACCTCCCGTGCCCCCGGCCGCTTTGACATCTGGTTCGTCCCCGGGGCCATCTGGGAGCACATCGACATCAACAAGTTTGAGAGCTGCCAGACCGTGCGGGACCTGGGCCTGAACGACAAGCGCACCCGTCAGGCCCTCCTGCACGCCATGAACCGCGAGGGCTTGGTCAAGGCCTTCTTCGATGGCCTCCAGCCCGTGGCCCACACCTGGATCGCCCCCGTCAACCCCCTCTTCAACCCCAACGTGAAGAAGTACGAGTTTGACCTGAAGAAGGCCGAGGCCCTCTTGGCGGAGATGGGCTGGAGGAAGGGCCCGGATGGGATCCTCCAGCGCACCGTGGGCGGGCGCACCGTGCGCTTTGAGATCGAGTTCGTGACCACCGCCGGCAACGCCATCCGCGAGCGCACCCAGCAGTTCTTCGCCGAGGACCTGAAGAAGATCGGCATCGCGGTCAAGATCAACAACGCCCCCTCCGCCGTGGTCTTCGCCGACGAGTTCATCCAGCGGGCCAGCGAGTGCAAGTGGACGGGGATGCTTGAGTTCGCCTGGGTCTCCAACCTGCAGGAGGACGGTGGCCTCTTCCAGTACAAGAACCTGAACACCGGGGCCATCCTGGTGCCCACCAAGGAGAACAACTACCAGGGCCAGAACATCGGCGGCTGGCGCAACGACGAGTTTGACCGCCTGACCAGCCAGGGCGTCCTGGAGTTTGACGAGAACCGCAGGAAGCAGCTCTTCGCCCGGGCCCAGGAGATCTGGGCCGAGGAGCTCCCCGCCCTGCCCCTCTACTTCCGCGCCAACCCCTACGTGGTGCGCCAGGGCCTCGTGAACTACGTGGCCAGCGCCTACTCCGGCGGCTACGGCTACCCCGGCTGGAACGCCTGGGAGATCGGCTGGGCCAGCCGCGGCGCCGTGAAGAAGTGGGACCAGGCGAAGTACGCCCTTTCCACCAAGTAG